AGTCCCTTCAAAAAAAATCCGCCGTTATCCCGCAAGCGGAAGCCTGCTGACATATCATTGTAATGGCCGGTTGTCAACTCTGCTGTTATGCCGCCTGCACTAATCAGAAAGAACAGGAGACCCTTCAAATACTGACGGTTCAGCCATTGGCCGCCCCCCCATACGATTGCGGATAGTACCCCTGCTGCCCACGCCGGCGCTGTCTGTTTGTTTTGAGATTGATTCATGTCAGTCTATTGACCCAGTGCTTTCAGGTTGTCATAAGCTTGTTCAGCCTTTTGCTGCGCATCGCCGACCGGCAGCAGATTATCCCATACATTGACGATAAGCTCGTTGCCGGAAGTGTACAGATACTCCGGAATCTGCGGCGTCAGATCGGCATTCTCGGATTGGGCGATAATCCCTGCGATATGCTCATTGCCGCTGATTCCTTCAACGTTTTGAATATGATCCGCCTTTAGAGCCGGGATGGCTCCTATCGATTGATACAATGCAGCAGCGCCTTCATCTGACGCCATGAAATTAGCAAACACTCTTGCAGCAGCCGGATACTTCGAATAGCCGGATACGAGAGCGACCGAAATCCCTGTCAGGGAGGCTGCTGTATCACCCGAAGCTACTTTGGGCAACGTCGTAACACCGTACTCGAATTGGTTATCCGCAGCCGCTTTATCAAAATCCTTGAATACCCAAGGTCCTGTAATGACATAAGGCGTCTTGCCTTTCACGAATTCACTTTCAATGGAATCCCATGTCGCATCAGCGGAATTGACATCCCAGATGCTGCGGAGCGTCTTGTAATATTCCAACCCCTTCGTGAGCGCCTCCGAGTCAAAATGAGGCTCGTCCAGGTTATTATCCTCATACAGATGCCAGCCGAGCGAGGACAATACCGGGTAAGCATAATAGAGCTGTCCCGCGAGGAAACGGATGGTCCATTGATTGGTTTTACTGTCATTGTACGT
This region of Paenibacillus sp. FSL K6-1096 genomic DNA includes:
- a CDS encoding extracellular solute-binding protein; amino-acid sequence: MKKYRYLGVSFTVAAILVGSGCGNTANTAISSGNKGASNTGSAAAAEEGGLQWDDAAKDYVMEPEISSGEQPLKVWLEYEEYAKALVEAFKVKYPNVKVEYEIVAKVDSVDRMALDGEAGKGADVFMANYDKLAQAIDNATAAPLGKYEDTLKERMPDTFIDVASKDSQMFGVPVSTESIALFYNKTLLKALTGSDKPAATWDEVIELAKTYNDSKTNQWTIRFLAGQLYYAYPVLSSLGWHLYEDNNLDEPHFDSEALTKGLEYYKTLRSIWDVNSADATWDSIESEFVKGKTPYVITGPWVFKDFDKAAADNQFEYGVTTLPKVASGDTAASLTGISVALVSGYSKYPAAARVFANFMASDEGAAALYQSIGAIPALKADHIQNVEGISGNEHIAGIIAQSENADLTPQIPEYLYTSGNELIVNVWDNLLPVGDAQQKAEQAYDNLKALGQ